Proteins encoded within one genomic window of Borrelia puertoricensis:
- a CDS encoding Vsp/OspC family lipoprotein — MKRITLCALFLTLFLLLSCNTSGKNLKDDEVAKSDGTVIDLAKITKNITDSVAFAKDVKDVHTLVMSIDTLAGAIGKKIQNGDTLADMAGKNGSLLAGAYNVALDINSKLTVLEGKAGLSSVLKAKVTAAKTSGESFSNKLKTEHTDLGKEDASDDNAKAALLVTNATKNKGVTELEALNTAIDALLKAANDSVTAAINELTTSTKPSNT, encoded by the coding sequence ATGAAAAGAATTACTTTATGTGCGTTATTTTTGACTTTATTTTTACTCTTATCTTGTAATACTTCAGGAAAAAATCTTAAAGATGATGAAGTGGCTAAATCTGATGGCACTGTTATTGATTTAGCTAAAATAACTAAGAACATTACAGACTCTGTTGCTTTTGCTAAAGATGTTAAAGACGTTCATACTTTAGTTATGTCCATTGATACTCTTGCTGGTGCTATTGGTAAGAAAATCCAAAACGGAGATACTCTTGCTGATATGGCTGGTAAGAATGGATCATTGCTTGCTGGAGCATATAATGTTGCTTTGGATATAAATAGTAAATTGACAGTATTAGAGGGTAAGGCTGGACTCTCTTCTGTGCTTAAAGCAAAGGTTACTGCTGCTAAAACTAGTGGTGAATCATTCTCAAATAAATTGAAAACAGAACATACTGACCTTGGTAAAGAAGATGCTAGTGATGATAATGCAAAAGCAGCTTTACTTGTAACAAATGCTACTAAAAATAAAGGAGTTACTGAACTTGAAGCACTCAACACAGCAATTGATGCATTGTTAAAAGCTGCTAATGATTCAGTAACAGCTGCAATTAATGAGCTTACAACTTCTACTAAACCCTCTAATACCTAA